One genomic segment of Cryptococcus neoformans var. neoformans JEC21 chromosome 8 sequence includes these proteins:
- a CDS encoding transcription cofactor, putative, whose product MSSLALPTIQPSQSHTPSPSAPAPSAPQPATSQRTRKRSTPPLEEDSDEEEEEDKRRGTGPSKKKASGVWGWEDMGDYKYMVEIRQMMFVFGEVQTPLPETVKLVEDIVRGQIIEIVTRARLLTHLRSSRFLSAEDLIFLIRDDRGKVNRLRTYLSWKDVRKRAKEEAERAGEDIDLDVDEDKAMKGRKQMVKLPWELLTPFTSFLRSMPGKEEEDDEDDDELQAHEDSMQRLREADEITKKMTKNEYAQYSECRQASFTYRRARRFREFINFSAYLDVRPNDDIVDILGFLAFEMVRSLCVTALDLRERLEKTKTTGGGEVGSTIGSAGTSAQKQDGNKRSSAEPGAISQNKTPSSSNPPSLFAPPPSARQPLQPCHVLEAFAQIQRAQAANRVGGMGNFRGGVGKKRMALV is encoded by the exons ATGTCGTCCCTTGCGCTCCCAACTATCCAACCAAGCCAGTCTCATACCCCTTCACCTTCTGCTCCCGCACCATCTGCGCCCCAACCGGCCACGTCTCAAAGAACACGCAAACGATCAACGCCGcctctggaagaagattcagatgaggaggaagaggaagataaGCGTCGAGGCACAGGCCCAAGTAAAAAGAAGGCTAGTGGAGtttggggatgggaggatATGGGTGACTACAAGTACATGGTTGAGATCAGGCAGATG ATGTTTGTGTTTGGAGAAGTCCAGACTCCATTACCAGAGACTGTAAAGCTTGTTGAAGACATAGTCCGTGGACAAATCATTGAGATT GTGACTCGGGCCCGCCTCCTTACCCACCTACGCTCATCTCGTTTCTTGTCCGCGGAAGACCTCATTTTTCTCATCCGTGACGACCGCGGCAAAGTCAATCGTCTGCGAACTTACCTTTCCTGGAAGGATGTTCGCAAACGtgccaaagaagaggctgagCGAGCCGGAGAAGACATCGACCTcgatgtggatgaagaCAAAGCTATGAAGGGCCGAAAGCAGATGGTGAAGCTACCTTGGGAGCTTCTAACTCCCTTCACAAGCTTTTTGAGAAGCATGCCAGgtaaagaggaagaagatgacgaagacgatgatgagtTGCAGGCTCATGAGGATTCTATGCAACGTCTACGA GAAGCGGACGAGATTACCAAGAAAATGACCAAGAACGAATACGCCCAATACAGCGAATGTCGTCAAGCATCATTTACCTACCGACGCGCCCGTCGATTTCGGGAATTCATCAACTTTTCTGCCTACCTCGATGTCCGACCAAACGATGATATCGTCGACATTCTTGGGTTCTTGGCTTTTGAGATGGTCAGGAGCTTGTGTGTGACAGCGTTGGATTTGAGGGAAAGACTGGAGAAGACAAAGACgacaggtggaggagaggtggGGTCGACAATCGGGTCGGCTGGCACAAGTGCGCAAAAACAAGATGGGAATAAACGTTCCTCCGCAGAACCGGGAGCGATCTCACAGAACAAgacgccttcttcttcaaacccCCCATCATTGTTCGCCCCTCCACCTAGCGCGCGCCAGCCTTTGCAACCCTGTCACGTTCTCGAAGCATTTGCTCAGATTCAAAGAGCACAGGCGGCGAACCGGGTCGGAGGAATGGGAAATTTTAGGGGAGGAGTGGgtaagaagaggatggccCTTGTTTAG